In one window of Acanthopagrus latus isolate v.2019 chromosome 15, fAcaLat1.1, whole genome shotgun sequence DNA:
- the LOC119033268 gene encoding uncharacterized protein LOC119033268 isoform X2, whose amino-acid sequence MKRGTRAGLTGLQNPGLELETRSKTIQVSGGPQVSGGPQVSGGPQVSGGPQVPGGPQGSRSSVSAAVTAAARWASYSCGRWKQRRGKLKGVQLATRYTGLAEDDEEQKDETDTTNENQQLNKKLLNYFRQLDTSNQDTDQVDLQFVDEVISDGADPNSSDRFGQTVLHEISRAWSVDVMRFFLDRGSDLLRPDQFGVTVLHVASALDYQEMVQFLLDRKADPEARTLLDQQTPLHYAAKNDAVGSIRLLLQAGVAINCTDYKQRTPLQLAANLERSEAAQLLLELGAEAGLKDSDGQLCMTALIGRMSSVARLALSQFQVTDRLTRQQYYYLNLLEPEQHSPESPLQDADIREPTSPLEVLVQEGKLDLIMDPVFLKLIQVKWKLYGRLGASLLLILNFLFNVAWTTVAVSVSVHRDSSDRYVLPQDWWRILIMILALLLALEEVLREMQDILRSRRKLRLRQQWAERRLHDDLRCSHPMWPQEKVFFVDQNRQIHRMRGRYSQDMWNVFDWLVYSLLTVSFSVHMADVFRPSILLHTISLRLFSITVIFLWLRLMKHVRAFRLMGPFIVMLGNIVGDVMCFLFLYAEIFIPYACSFWIIFGGSSSVPSMQSVSGLLYSLYRITLVDEYEYAAMVAVDDVMAPLLCGTFLAASSILCVNMLIALLTDTFQRVHDNSQANAVMQQAAVILQVEESMPLLRRFYDNQYISNHCAPLADTYDITTNRHYHDEMGCINAEIKETLDQFLDLQKDVQTVGASKIQTDQDQNLQNQELQDQNLQNKELQAIRAELKELRTLVQQLVQIRTDSS is encoded by the exons ATGAAGAGGGGAACCCGGGCTGGACTGACAGGTCTGCAGAATCCTggactggagctggagacaAGGAGCAAGACAATCCAG GTCTCAGGGGGCCCTCAGGTCTCAGGGGGCCCTCAGGTCTCAGGGGGTCCTCAGGTCTCAGGGGGCCCTCAGGTCCCGGGGGGCCCTCAGGGGTCCAGgtcctctgtgtctgcagcagtgacGGCTGCAGCTCGCTGGGCTTCGTACTCGTGTGGCCGCTGGAAGCAGAGAAGAGGGAAACTGAAAG GTGTTCAGCTGGCGACCAGGTACACAGGTCTggctgaggatgatgaagagcaGAAGGACGAAACTGACACAACAAACGAAAACCAGCAGCTGAAtaaaaaactgctgaattaCTTCAGACAGCTGGACACCAGCAACCAGGACACAGACCAG gtggACCTTCAGTTTGTGGATGAAGTGATCTCAGATGGAGCCGATCCAAACAGCTCGGACAGATTCGGACAGACCGTCCTGCATGAG ATCTCCAGGGCCTGGAGCGTGGATGTGATGCGGTTCTTCTTGGACCGGGGCTCAGACCTCCTCAGGCCGGATCAGTTTGGAGTCACAGTGCTTCACGTGGCCTCGGCGCTGGACTACCAGGAAATGGTTCAGTTTCTGCTGGACCGAAAAG CTGATCCCGAGGCTCGGACTCTTCTGGACCAGCAGACTCCTCTTCACTACGCTGCCAAGAACGATGCTGTCGGCTCcatcagactgctgctgcaggccGGAGTTGCCATCAACTGCACCGATTACAAACAGAGAACTCCACTGCAGCTCGCCGCCAACCTGG agcgCAGTGAGGCAGCTCAGCTGCTGTTGGAGCTGGGGGCGGAGGCGGGGCTAAAGGACTCTGACGGACAGCTCTGTATgactgctctgattggtcggatGAGTTCAGTG GCCCGGCTGGCGCTCAGTCAGTTTCAGGTGACTGACAGATTGACCAGACAGCAGTACTACTACCTGAACCTGCTAGAACCAGAACAACACTCACCTGAGTCCCCGCTGCAAG ACGCTGACATCCGTGAGCCGACGTCTCCA ctggaGGTGCTGGTGCAGGAGGGGAAGTTGGACCTCATCATGGATCCGGTCTTCCTCAAACTGATCCAAGTCAAATGGAAACTCTATGGCAG GCTGGGGGCATCgcttctcctcatcctcaacTTCCTGTTCAACGTCGCCTGGACGACCGTTGCTGTCTCTGTGTCCGTCCATCGAGACTCATCTGACCGCTACGTCCTCCCTCAG gatTGGTGGCGTATCCTCATCATGATCCTGGCACTCCTATTGGCTCTGGAGGAGGTGCTGAGGGAGATGCAAGACATCCTGCGCTCAAGGAGGAAGCTCCGCCTTCGGCAACAGTGGGCGGAGCGTCGTCTCCATGACGACTTGCGCTGCTCACATCCCATGTGGCCTCAG gagaaagttttttttgtggatCAGAACCGACAGATTCACAGGATGAGAGGACGCTACAGCCAAGACATGTg gaACGTGTTTGATTGGCTGGTGTATTCTCTGCTGACGGTGTCATTCAGCGTCCACATGGCCGACGTGTTTCGTCCGTCCATCCTTCTTCACACCATCAGTCTGCGTCTGTTCTCAATCACTGTCATCTTCCTGTGGCTGCGACTGATGAAGCACGTCAGAGCCTtcag gTTGATGGGTCCGTTTATCGTCATGTTGGGGAACATCGTTGGGGACgtgatgtgtttcctgttccTGTACGCTGAAATCTTTATTCCCTATGCCTGCAGCTTCTGGATCATATTcggag GCTCATCATCAGTTCCCAGCATGCAGTCTGTCTCTGGTCTGCTGTACAGTCTGTACCGCATCACTCTGGTGGACGAGTACGAGTACGCTGCCATGGTGGCGGTGGATGATGTCATGGCTCCTCTACTGTGTGGGACGTTTCTGGCTGCGTCCTCCATCCTGTGTGTCAACATGCTGATCGCTCTGCTCACTGACACCttccagag ggtgcACGACAACTCGCAGGCTAATGCTGTGATGCAGCAGGCCGCCGTCATCCTGCAGGTGGAAGAATCCATGCCCCTCCTCCGCCGTTTCTATGACAACCAGTACATCTCCAATCACTGCGCGCCCCTGGCCGACACCTATGACATCACAACCAACCGCCATTACCATGATGAGATGGGCTGCATCAACGCTGAGATCAAA GAGACTCTGGATCAGTTCCTGGATTTACAGAAAGACGTGCAGACAGTCGGAGCTTCTAA AATCCAGACTGACCAGGACCAGAACCTGCAGAACCAGGAGCTCCAGGACCAGAACTTACAGAACAAGGAGCTCCAGGCTATCCGAGCAGAGCTGAAGGAGCTCCGGACTCTGGTCCAGCAGCTGGTTCAGATCAGGACTGACTCAAGTTGA
- the LOC119033268 gene encoding uncharacterized protein LOC119033268 isoform X1 produces MKRGTRAGLTGLQNPGLELETRSKTIQVSGGPQVSGGPQVSGGPQVSGGPQVSGGPQVPGGPQGSRSSVSAAVTAAARWASYSCGRWKQRRGKLKGVQLATRYTGLAEDDEEQKDETDTTNENQQLNKKLLNYFRQLDTSNQDTDQVDLQFVDEVISDGADPNSSDRFGQTVLHEISRAWSVDVMRFFLDRGSDLLRPDQFGVTVLHVASALDYQEMVQFLLDRKADPEARTLLDQQTPLHYAAKNDAVGSIRLLLQAGVAINCTDYKQRTPLQLAANLERSEAAQLLLELGAEAGLKDSDGQLCMTALIGRMSSVARLALSQFQVTDRLTRQQYYYLNLLEPEQHSPESPLQDADIREPTSPLEVLVQEGKLDLIMDPVFLKLIQVKWKLYGRLGASLLLILNFLFNVAWTTVAVSVSVHRDSSDRYVLPQDWWRILIMILALLLALEEVLREMQDILRSRRKLRLRQQWAERRLHDDLRCSHPMWPQEKVFFVDQNRQIHRMRGRYSQDMWNVFDWLVYSLLTVSFSVHMADVFRPSILLHTISLRLFSITVIFLWLRLMKHVRAFRLMGPFIVMLGNIVGDVMCFLFLYAEIFIPYACSFWIIFGGSSSVPSMQSVSGLLYSLYRITLVDEYEYAAMVAVDDVMAPLLCGTFLAASSILCVNMLIALLTDTFQRVHDNSQANAVMQQAAVILQVEESMPLLRRFYDNQYISNHCAPLADTYDITTNRHYHDEMGCINAEIKETLDQFLDLQKDVQTVGASKIQTDQDQNLQNQELQDQNLQNKELQAIRAELKELRTLVQQLVQIRTDSS; encoded by the exons ATGAAGAGGGGAACCCGGGCTGGACTGACAGGTCTGCAGAATCCTggactggagctggagacaAGGAGCAAGACAATCCAG gtCTCAGGGGGCCCTCAGGTCTCAGGGGGCCCTCAGGTCTCAGGGGGCCCTCAGGTCTCAGGGGGTCCTCAGGTCTCAGGGGGCCCTCAGGTCCCGGGGGGCCCTCAGGGGTCCAGgtcctctgtgtctgcagcagtgacGGCTGCAGCTCGCTGGGCTTCGTACTCGTGTGGCCGCTGGAAGCAGAGAAGAGGGAAACTGAAAG GTGTTCAGCTGGCGACCAGGTACACAGGTCTggctgaggatgatgaagagcaGAAGGACGAAACTGACACAACAAACGAAAACCAGCAGCTGAAtaaaaaactgctgaattaCTTCAGACAGCTGGACACCAGCAACCAGGACACAGACCAG gtggACCTTCAGTTTGTGGATGAAGTGATCTCAGATGGAGCCGATCCAAACAGCTCGGACAGATTCGGACAGACCGTCCTGCATGAG ATCTCCAGGGCCTGGAGCGTGGATGTGATGCGGTTCTTCTTGGACCGGGGCTCAGACCTCCTCAGGCCGGATCAGTTTGGAGTCACAGTGCTTCACGTGGCCTCGGCGCTGGACTACCAGGAAATGGTTCAGTTTCTGCTGGACCGAAAAG CTGATCCCGAGGCTCGGACTCTTCTGGACCAGCAGACTCCTCTTCACTACGCTGCCAAGAACGATGCTGTCGGCTCcatcagactgctgctgcaggccGGAGTTGCCATCAACTGCACCGATTACAAACAGAGAACTCCACTGCAGCTCGCCGCCAACCTGG agcgCAGTGAGGCAGCTCAGCTGCTGTTGGAGCTGGGGGCGGAGGCGGGGCTAAAGGACTCTGACGGACAGCTCTGTATgactgctctgattggtcggatGAGTTCAGTG GCCCGGCTGGCGCTCAGTCAGTTTCAGGTGACTGACAGATTGACCAGACAGCAGTACTACTACCTGAACCTGCTAGAACCAGAACAACACTCACCTGAGTCCCCGCTGCAAG ACGCTGACATCCGTGAGCCGACGTCTCCA ctggaGGTGCTGGTGCAGGAGGGGAAGTTGGACCTCATCATGGATCCGGTCTTCCTCAAACTGATCCAAGTCAAATGGAAACTCTATGGCAG GCTGGGGGCATCgcttctcctcatcctcaacTTCCTGTTCAACGTCGCCTGGACGACCGTTGCTGTCTCTGTGTCCGTCCATCGAGACTCATCTGACCGCTACGTCCTCCCTCAG gatTGGTGGCGTATCCTCATCATGATCCTGGCACTCCTATTGGCTCTGGAGGAGGTGCTGAGGGAGATGCAAGACATCCTGCGCTCAAGGAGGAAGCTCCGCCTTCGGCAACAGTGGGCGGAGCGTCGTCTCCATGACGACTTGCGCTGCTCACATCCCATGTGGCCTCAG gagaaagttttttttgtggatCAGAACCGACAGATTCACAGGATGAGAGGACGCTACAGCCAAGACATGTg gaACGTGTTTGATTGGCTGGTGTATTCTCTGCTGACGGTGTCATTCAGCGTCCACATGGCCGACGTGTTTCGTCCGTCCATCCTTCTTCACACCATCAGTCTGCGTCTGTTCTCAATCACTGTCATCTTCCTGTGGCTGCGACTGATGAAGCACGTCAGAGCCTtcag gTTGATGGGTCCGTTTATCGTCATGTTGGGGAACATCGTTGGGGACgtgatgtgtttcctgttccTGTACGCTGAAATCTTTATTCCCTATGCCTGCAGCTTCTGGATCATATTcggag GCTCATCATCAGTTCCCAGCATGCAGTCTGTCTCTGGTCTGCTGTACAGTCTGTACCGCATCACTCTGGTGGACGAGTACGAGTACGCTGCCATGGTGGCGGTGGATGATGTCATGGCTCCTCTACTGTGTGGGACGTTTCTGGCTGCGTCCTCCATCCTGTGTGTCAACATGCTGATCGCTCTGCTCACTGACACCttccagag ggtgcACGACAACTCGCAGGCTAATGCTGTGATGCAGCAGGCCGCCGTCATCCTGCAGGTGGAAGAATCCATGCCCCTCCTCCGCCGTTTCTATGACAACCAGTACATCTCCAATCACTGCGCGCCCCTGGCCGACACCTATGACATCACAACCAACCGCCATTACCATGATGAGATGGGCTGCATCAACGCTGAGATCAAA GAGACTCTGGATCAGTTCCTGGATTTACAGAAAGACGTGCAGACAGTCGGAGCTTCTAA AATCCAGACTGACCAGGACCAGAACCTGCAGAACCAGGAGCTCCAGGACCAGAACTTACAGAACAAGGAGCTCCAGGCTATCCGAGCAGAGCTGAAGGAGCTCCGGACTCTGGTCCAGCAGCTGGTTCAGATCAGGACTGACTCAAGTTGA
- the LOC119033268 gene encoding uncharacterized protein LOC119033268 isoform X3 produces the protein MKRGTRAGLTGLQNPGLELETRSKTIQVSGGPQVSGGPQVSGGPQVPGGPQGSRSSVSAAVTAAARWASYSCGRWKQRRGKLKGVQLATRYTGLAEDDEEQKDETDTTNENQQLNKKLLNYFRQLDTSNQDTDQVDLQFVDEVISDGADPNSSDRFGQTVLHEISRAWSVDVMRFFLDRGSDLLRPDQFGVTVLHVASALDYQEMVQFLLDRKADPEARTLLDQQTPLHYAAKNDAVGSIRLLLQAGVAINCTDYKQRTPLQLAANLERSEAAQLLLELGAEAGLKDSDGQLCMTALIGRMSSVARLALSQFQVTDRLTRQQYYYLNLLEPEQHSPESPLQDADIREPTSPLEVLVQEGKLDLIMDPVFLKLIQVKWKLYGRLGASLLLILNFLFNVAWTTVAVSVSVHRDSSDRYVLPQDWWRILIMILALLLALEEVLREMQDILRSRRKLRLRQQWAERRLHDDLRCSHPMWPQEKVFFVDQNRQIHRMRGRYSQDMWNVFDWLVYSLLTVSFSVHMADVFRPSILLHTISLRLFSITVIFLWLRLMKHVRAFRLMGPFIVMLGNIVGDVMCFLFLYAEIFIPYACSFWIIFGGSSSVPSMQSVSGLLYSLYRITLVDEYEYAAMVAVDDVMAPLLCGTFLAASSILCVNMLIALLTDTFQRVHDNSQANAVMQQAAVILQVEESMPLLRRFYDNQYISNHCAPLADTYDITTNRHYHDEMGCINAEIKETLDQFLDLQKDVQTVGASKIQTDQDQNLQNQELQDQNLQNKELQAIRAELKELRTLVQQLVQIRTDSS, from the exons ATGAAGAGGGGAACCCGGGCTGGACTGACAGGTCTGCAGAATCCTggactggagctggagacaAGGAGCAAGACAATCCAG GTCTCAGGGGGCCCTCAGGTCTCAGGGGGTCCTCAGGTCTCAGGGGGCCCTCAGGTCCCGGGGGGCCCTCAGGGGTCCAGgtcctctgtgtctgcagcagtgacGGCTGCAGCTCGCTGGGCTTCGTACTCGTGTGGCCGCTGGAAGCAGAGAAGAGGGAAACTGAAAG GTGTTCAGCTGGCGACCAGGTACACAGGTCTggctgaggatgatgaagagcaGAAGGACGAAACTGACACAACAAACGAAAACCAGCAGCTGAAtaaaaaactgctgaattaCTTCAGACAGCTGGACACCAGCAACCAGGACACAGACCAG gtggACCTTCAGTTTGTGGATGAAGTGATCTCAGATGGAGCCGATCCAAACAGCTCGGACAGATTCGGACAGACCGTCCTGCATGAG ATCTCCAGGGCCTGGAGCGTGGATGTGATGCGGTTCTTCTTGGACCGGGGCTCAGACCTCCTCAGGCCGGATCAGTTTGGAGTCACAGTGCTTCACGTGGCCTCGGCGCTGGACTACCAGGAAATGGTTCAGTTTCTGCTGGACCGAAAAG CTGATCCCGAGGCTCGGACTCTTCTGGACCAGCAGACTCCTCTTCACTACGCTGCCAAGAACGATGCTGTCGGCTCcatcagactgctgctgcaggccGGAGTTGCCATCAACTGCACCGATTACAAACAGAGAACTCCACTGCAGCTCGCCGCCAACCTGG agcgCAGTGAGGCAGCTCAGCTGCTGTTGGAGCTGGGGGCGGAGGCGGGGCTAAAGGACTCTGACGGACAGCTCTGTATgactgctctgattggtcggatGAGTTCAGTG GCCCGGCTGGCGCTCAGTCAGTTTCAGGTGACTGACAGATTGACCAGACAGCAGTACTACTACCTGAACCTGCTAGAACCAGAACAACACTCACCTGAGTCCCCGCTGCAAG ACGCTGACATCCGTGAGCCGACGTCTCCA ctggaGGTGCTGGTGCAGGAGGGGAAGTTGGACCTCATCATGGATCCGGTCTTCCTCAAACTGATCCAAGTCAAATGGAAACTCTATGGCAG GCTGGGGGCATCgcttctcctcatcctcaacTTCCTGTTCAACGTCGCCTGGACGACCGTTGCTGTCTCTGTGTCCGTCCATCGAGACTCATCTGACCGCTACGTCCTCCCTCAG gatTGGTGGCGTATCCTCATCATGATCCTGGCACTCCTATTGGCTCTGGAGGAGGTGCTGAGGGAGATGCAAGACATCCTGCGCTCAAGGAGGAAGCTCCGCCTTCGGCAACAGTGGGCGGAGCGTCGTCTCCATGACGACTTGCGCTGCTCACATCCCATGTGGCCTCAG gagaaagttttttttgtggatCAGAACCGACAGATTCACAGGATGAGAGGACGCTACAGCCAAGACATGTg gaACGTGTTTGATTGGCTGGTGTATTCTCTGCTGACGGTGTCATTCAGCGTCCACATGGCCGACGTGTTTCGTCCGTCCATCCTTCTTCACACCATCAGTCTGCGTCTGTTCTCAATCACTGTCATCTTCCTGTGGCTGCGACTGATGAAGCACGTCAGAGCCTtcag gTTGATGGGTCCGTTTATCGTCATGTTGGGGAACATCGTTGGGGACgtgatgtgtttcctgttccTGTACGCTGAAATCTTTATTCCCTATGCCTGCAGCTTCTGGATCATATTcggag GCTCATCATCAGTTCCCAGCATGCAGTCTGTCTCTGGTCTGCTGTACAGTCTGTACCGCATCACTCTGGTGGACGAGTACGAGTACGCTGCCATGGTGGCGGTGGATGATGTCATGGCTCCTCTACTGTGTGGGACGTTTCTGGCTGCGTCCTCCATCCTGTGTGTCAACATGCTGATCGCTCTGCTCACTGACACCttccagag ggtgcACGACAACTCGCAGGCTAATGCTGTGATGCAGCAGGCCGCCGTCATCCTGCAGGTGGAAGAATCCATGCCCCTCCTCCGCCGTTTCTATGACAACCAGTACATCTCCAATCACTGCGCGCCCCTGGCCGACACCTATGACATCACAACCAACCGCCATTACCATGATGAGATGGGCTGCATCAACGCTGAGATCAAA GAGACTCTGGATCAGTTCCTGGATTTACAGAAAGACGTGCAGACAGTCGGAGCTTCTAA AATCCAGACTGACCAGGACCAGAACCTGCAGAACCAGGAGCTCCAGGACCAGAACTTACAGAACAAGGAGCTCCAGGCTATCCGAGCAGAGCTGAAGGAGCTCCGGACTCTGGTCCAGCAGCTGGTTCAGATCAGGACTGACTCAAGTTGA
- the LOC119033268 gene encoding uncharacterized protein LOC119033268 isoform X4 yields MKRGTRAGLTGLQNPGLELETRSKTIQVSGGPQVSGGPQVSGGPQVSGGPQVSGGPQVPGGPQGSRSSVSAAVTAAARWASYSCGRWKQRRGKLKGVQLATRYTGLAEDDEEQKDETDTTNENQQLNKKLLNYFRQLDTSNQDTDQVDLQFVDEVISDGADPNSSDRFGQTVLHEISRAWSVDVMRFFLDRGSDLLRPDQFGVTVLHVASALDYQEMVQFLLDRKADPEARTLLDQQTPLHYAAKNDAVGSIRLLLQAGVAINCTDYKQRTPLQLAANLERSEAAQLLLELGAEAGLKDSDGQLCMTALIGRMSSVARLALSQFQVTDRLTRQQYYYLNLLEPEQHSPESPLQDADIREPTSPLEVLVQEGKLDLIMDPVFLKLIQVKWKLYGRLGASLLLILNFLFNVAWTTVAVSVSVHRDSSDRYVLPQDWWRILIMILALLLALEEVLREMQDILRSRRKLRLRQQWAERRLHDDLRCSHPMWPQEKVFFVDQNRQIHRMRGRYSQDMWNVFDWLVYSLLTVSFSVHMADVFRPSILLHTISLRLFSITVIFLWLRLMKHVRAFRLMGPFIVMLGNIVGDVMCFLFLYAEIFIPYACSFWIIFGGSSSVPSMQSVSGLLYSLYRITLVDEYEYAAMVAVDDVMAPLLCGTFLAASSILCVNMLIALLTDTFQRVHDNSQANAVMQQAAVILQVEESMPLLRRFYDNQYISNHCAPLADTYDITTNRHYHDEMGCINAEIKETLDQFLDLQKDVQTVGASK; encoded by the exons ATGAAGAGGGGAACCCGGGCTGGACTGACAGGTCTGCAGAATCCTggactggagctggagacaAGGAGCAAGACAATCCAG gtCTCAGGGGGCCCTCAGGTCTCAGGGGGCCCTCAGGTCTCAGGGGGCCCTCAGGTCTCAGGGGGTCCTCAGGTCTCAGGGGGCCCTCAGGTCCCGGGGGGCCCTCAGGGGTCCAGgtcctctgtgtctgcagcagtgacGGCTGCAGCTCGCTGGGCTTCGTACTCGTGTGGCCGCTGGAAGCAGAGAAGAGGGAAACTGAAAG GTGTTCAGCTGGCGACCAGGTACACAGGTCTggctgaggatgatgaagagcaGAAGGACGAAACTGACACAACAAACGAAAACCAGCAGCTGAAtaaaaaactgctgaattaCTTCAGACAGCTGGACACCAGCAACCAGGACACAGACCAG gtggACCTTCAGTTTGTGGATGAAGTGATCTCAGATGGAGCCGATCCAAACAGCTCGGACAGATTCGGACAGACCGTCCTGCATGAG ATCTCCAGGGCCTGGAGCGTGGATGTGATGCGGTTCTTCTTGGACCGGGGCTCAGACCTCCTCAGGCCGGATCAGTTTGGAGTCACAGTGCTTCACGTGGCCTCGGCGCTGGACTACCAGGAAATGGTTCAGTTTCTGCTGGACCGAAAAG CTGATCCCGAGGCTCGGACTCTTCTGGACCAGCAGACTCCTCTTCACTACGCTGCCAAGAACGATGCTGTCGGCTCcatcagactgctgctgcaggccGGAGTTGCCATCAACTGCACCGATTACAAACAGAGAACTCCACTGCAGCTCGCCGCCAACCTGG agcgCAGTGAGGCAGCTCAGCTGCTGTTGGAGCTGGGGGCGGAGGCGGGGCTAAAGGACTCTGACGGACAGCTCTGTATgactgctctgattggtcggatGAGTTCAGTG GCCCGGCTGGCGCTCAGTCAGTTTCAGGTGACTGACAGATTGACCAGACAGCAGTACTACTACCTGAACCTGCTAGAACCAGAACAACACTCACCTGAGTCCCCGCTGCAAG ACGCTGACATCCGTGAGCCGACGTCTCCA ctggaGGTGCTGGTGCAGGAGGGGAAGTTGGACCTCATCATGGATCCGGTCTTCCTCAAACTGATCCAAGTCAAATGGAAACTCTATGGCAG GCTGGGGGCATCgcttctcctcatcctcaacTTCCTGTTCAACGTCGCCTGGACGACCGTTGCTGTCTCTGTGTCCGTCCATCGAGACTCATCTGACCGCTACGTCCTCCCTCAG gatTGGTGGCGTATCCTCATCATGATCCTGGCACTCCTATTGGCTCTGGAGGAGGTGCTGAGGGAGATGCAAGACATCCTGCGCTCAAGGAGGAAGCTCCGCCTTCGGCAACAGTGGGCGGAGCGTCGTCTCCATGACGACTTGCGCTGCTCACATCCCATGTGGCCTCAG gagaaagttttttttgtggatCAGAACCGACAGATTCACAGGATGAGAGGACGCTACAGCCAAGACATGTg gaACGTGTTTGATTGGCTGGTGTATTCTCTGCTGACGGTGTCATTCAGCGTCCACATGGCCGACGTGTTTCGTCCGTCCATCCTTCTTCACACCATCAGTCTGCGTCTGTTCTCAATCACTGTCATCTTCCTGTGGCTGCGACTGATGAAGCACGTCAGAGCCTtcag gTTGATGGGTCCGTTTATCGTCATGTTGGGGAACATCGTTGGGGACgtgatgtgtttcctgttccTGTACGCTGAAATCTTTATTCCCTATGCCTGCAGCTTCTGGATCATATTcggag GCTCATCATCAGTTCCCAGCATGCAGTCTGTCTCTGGTCTGCTGTACAGTCTGTACCGCATCACTCTGGTGGACGAGTACGAGTACGCTGCCATGGTGGCGGTGGATGATGTCATGGCTCCTCTACTGTGTGGGACGTTTCTGGCTGCGTCCTCCATCCTGTGTGTCAACATGCTGATCGCTCTGCTCACTGACACCttccagag ggtgcACGACAACTCGCAGGCTAATGCTGTGATGCAGCAGGCCGCCGTCATCCTGCAGGTGGAAGAATCCATGCCCCTCCTCCGCCGTTTCTATGACAACCAGTACATCTCCAATCACTGCGCGCCCCTGGCCGACACCTATGACATCACAACCAACCGCCATTACCATGATGAGATGGGCTGCATCAACGCTGAGATCAAA GAGACTCTGGATCAGTTCCTGGATTTACAGAAAGACGTGCAGACAGTCGGAGCTTCTAAGTGa